The following proteins come from a genomic window of Brevibacillus antibioticus:
- a CDS encoding VOC family protein — MFHLKAVHHIALNCSDVVKVARFFKDILEVPIPEENMTEGAPVYFQIGTYTRIGLHPHGGEAGKGGVGQVDHLAFSVQSRAELDYLVDKLEAENICYRGPITQPTSYNVYFETPDGHHLEVRLDKDEFDE, encoded by the coding sequence ATGTTTCATTTGAAAGCCGTTCACCACATCGCTTTGAATTGTAGTGATGTTGTGAAGGTAGCTCGTTTTTTTAAGGACATTTTGGAAGTCCCTATCCCGGAAGAGAATATGACGGAAGGAGCACCTGTCTACTTTCAAATTGGCACATACACACGGATCGGTCTTCATCCTCATGGCGGGGAAGCTGGGAAAGGCGGCGTAGGGCAAGTCGATCATCTCGCCTTCTCTGTGCAGAGCCGTGCTGAGCTGGACTATCTGGTCGATAAGCTAGAGGCAGAGAATATTTGCTATCGTGGCCCAATTACACAGCCTACTAGCTATAATGTGTATTTTGAAACACCCGATGGTCACCACCTTGAGGTGCGACTCGATAAAGACGAGTTTGATGAGTAG